GCTAATTACCCAGCTAAAACCCTTAGCGGTTTAACGGTTAACTGCGACAGTCCAACGCTTATTGGTATTTCAACCACGGATAACAGAAAATCATCTGTGTTAAACATGAATATTAGTAATGGGAGATCATATAACCAGGACGGCGAAGTGATAAATAACATTGAACCGTATTTGGGTTTGGGTACTGACGCTAAAGGCGTTGCCATCGGCGGCTATACTGCAGACTTTATTCACCTGAAGGTCGATGGTAATACTTCACGCTTTTCAGACTGTATGGCACAAGACTCTGAAACGGCCAAAGTGGCGAGCTATGCCTCTGCCAATGATTGCCCAGCCGGTCAGGTCCGCAAGGTTCTTGACACCTCGGGGAATATTATTTCCGGTAAAGTATTCACCTGGGATTACATCGTCTCGCCGATGTTAAACACACCAGACAATTTAGACCCGGCAGGCTGGTCGATGGATGGCTCAGTGACTTTGCAGGTTGTCTATTTGTAATATGGCAGTAACGCCTTATTTTTAAACTAAACAAAAGTCATTTTGTTTATTATCCCGCACATTAGGAAAGATTAAATGACTTTTAAAAAAATTAGTTTAACAGTTAGTGCATTTTTATTTCTGTCAGAAATTCTTTTCCCTGTAGCCTATGCAGATGATGACATCGACTTTGACGTAACTACCCTGCAAGCACGTGGGCTTTCAACTTCATTGAATGATTATTTTCGCTCAGGGACTAAGTTCTCGCCTGGGGTAAGTAAAGTCACGCCTGTCATTAATGGTACTGAACAAGCCGTACTGGGATTAACCTTTGATGAAAAAGGTGAACTTTGCCTGCATAACGCCGATCTCTCCAGTCTGCATATAAAGCCAATAAAAAATGAAGAAGACCGGTGTATAGATTTAAAGTCTAAATACCCACAGGCGACAATCAATTTATCGCCGGGCAGTAACAAAGTAGACTTATTATTACCTCCCGAAGCCGTAGAAGACGCTAACAATCT
This genomic stretch from Buttiauxella agrestis harbors:
- a CDS encoding DUF1120 domain-containing protein — encoded protein: MKEIKYIAIGVLTLACSLSAYAQIPNGSVNLKVIGKISPASCTMVLGATSGNLDFGHIDYNNVDSNELYIGSANYPAKTLSGLTVNCDSPTLIGISTTDNRKSSVLNMNISNGRSYNQDGEVINNIEPYLGLGTDAKGVAIGGYTADFIHLKVDGNTSRFSDCMAQDSETAKVASYASANDCPAGQVRKVLDTSGNIISGKVFTWDYIVSPMLNTPDNLDPAGWSMDGSVTLQVVYL